A genomic segment from Streptomyces antibioticus encodes:
- a CDS encoding DUF6113 family protein, translating to MPDRGSMLAQPLRMPSPGRLVAYVVLFLLGAVTGLAGALVQAGWFPGGLLLGLLGAAGLFLGGARALDSRGGAVAPAAGWMVGVVVLTAGRPEGDFLFGAAGGSYLFLLGGMALAVICATLALGRQPVRDDVRLGK from the coding sequence ATGCCGGACCGCGGCTCGATGCTCGCGCAGCCCCTGCGCATGCCGTCCCCCGGGCGCCTCGTCGCCTATGTCGTCCTCTTCCTGCTCGGCGCCGTCACCGGACTGGCCGGGGCGCTCGTCCAGGCCGGCTGGTTCCCCGGCGGACTGCTGCTCGGACTCCTCGGCGCGGCCGGTCTGTTCCTCGGCGGCGCCCGGGCGCTCGACAGCCGGGGCGGAGCCGTCGCGCCCGCCGCCGGCTGGATGGTCGGCGTCGTCGTGCTCACCGCCGGCCGCCCCGAGGGGGACTTCCTCTTCGGCGCGGCGGGAGGCTCCTATCTCTTCCTGCTCGGCGGCATGGCACTCGCTGTGATCTGCGCCACCCTCGCGCTGGGGCGGCAACCGGTGCGCGACGACGTCCGACTTGGGAAGTGA
- a CDS encoding ABC transporter permease: MNGLIKLELIRALRNRKFLFFSVIYPSVLFLLIAGSADSTTEVDGTGLTLPTYMMVSMASFGALTAVLMGNSERIAKERESGWVRQLRLTTLPGRGYVLAKTASAAVVSLPSIVIVFAVAAAVKDVRLDAWQWLALTGAIWAGSLVFAALGVALGYLTSGDAVRPVTMITYFGLSILGGLWMPTTTFPSWLQDIAEWVPTHAYAALGQAIERNQAPHAQDIVILAVFFALFTGGAAWLYRKDTLKA, from the coding sequence GTGAACGGCCTGATCAAACTGGAACTCATCCGCGCCCTGCGCAACCGCAAGTTCCTGTTCTTCTCGGTGATCTACCCGTCCGTGCTGTTCCTGCTGATCGCGGGCAGCGCCGACAGCACCACCGAGGTCGACGGCACCGGCCTCACCCTGCCGACGTACATGATGGTCTCCATGGCCTCCTTCGGGGCCCTGACCGCCGTCCTGATGGGCAACAGCGAACGCATCGCCAAGGAACGCGAGAGCGGCTGGGTCAGGCAGCTCCGGCTGACCACGCTCCCGGGCCGGGGGTACGTCCTGGCCAAGACGGCGAGCGCGGCCGTGGTGAGCCTGCCGTCGATCGTGATCGTCTTCGCCGTCGCGGCCGCCGTGAAGGACGTCCGCCTGGACGCCTGGCAGTGGCTCGCGCTCACCGGCGCGATATGGGCCGGCAGCCTGGTCTTCGCCGCCCTGGGGGTCGCCCTCGGCTATCTGACCAGCGGGGACGCGGTCCGTCCGGTCACCATGATCACCTACTTCGGGCTGTCGATCCTCGGCGGGCTGTGGATGCCGACGACCACCTTCCCGTCCTGGCTGCAGGACATCGCCGAGTGGGTGCCCACGCACGCGTACGCTGCGCTGGGGCAGGCGATCGAACGGAACCAGGCCCCGCACGCCCAGGACATCGTCATCCTGGCCGTCTTCTTCGCCCTGTTCACGGGCGGCGCGGCCTGGCTCTACCGGAAGGACACGTTGAAGGCGTGA
- a CDS encoding sensor histidine kinase produces MTDDDLLPEEVRREMAVGLGRTARTRRELWRRKALWIGVWLVFLSSPVHDLVSGRHTSAGTAAGSLGLAVFVSVYLALLFRDMGDAPYPRRLVVALIGSMAALAVTLSLTLGAPWLGLFCYVSVACGMVLPPRAAFWAIPATAATMMLVGLRTGVEQAADLLVLVLLIGFAMTGVSQLVRTTIALREARATVAQLAANEERLRLARDLHDLLGHSLSLITLKSELAGRMLPEHPEKAARQVADIEQVSRQAMVDVREAVTGYRRPRLAAELAGVQVALAAAGVTAHVPAEPDLDGVPEESESALAWALREAVTNVVRHSGAGRCTVDVVRRQTLDGPVVELSVEDNGSGGPGTVPGNGLTGLTERLEKAGGTLEAGRTRHGFRLVARVPAGAGADIGSPA; encoded by the coding sequence ATGACGGACGACGACCTGCTGCCCGAGGAGGTCCGGCGGGAGATGGCCGTCGGGCTGGGAAGGACCGCCCGCACCCGCCGTGAGCTGTGGCGGCGCAAGGCCCTGTGGATCGGCGTCTGGCTGGTCTTCCTCAGCTCGCCGGTCCACGACCTGGTCTCCGGCCGCCACACCTCCGCGGGCACGGCGGCCGGCTCGCTGGGCCTGGCGGTGTTCGTCAGCGTCTATCTCGCGCTGCTGTTCAGGGACATGGGGGACGCGCCCTATCCGCGGAGGCTGGTCGTCGCCCTCATCGGCTCGATGGCCGCCCTCGCCGTCACCCTCTCCCTCACCCTCGGCGCCCCCTGGCTCGGCCTGTTCTGCTACGTCTCGGTGGCCTGCGGGATGGTGCTGCCGCCGCGGGCCGCGTTCTGGGCGATCCCGGCGACGGCGGCCACGATGATGCTGGTCGGCCTGCGCACCGGCGTGGAGCAGGCGGCCGACCTGCTCGTGCTGGTGCTGCTCATCGGCTTCGCGATGACCGGCGTCAGCCAACTGGTCCGCACCACCATCGCGTTGCGCGAGGCCCGCGCCACCGTCGCCCAGCTCGCCGCGAACGAGGAGCGGCTGCGGCTCGCCAGGGACCTGCACGACCTGCTCGGCCACTCCCTGTCGCTGATCACCCTCAAGAGCGAGCTGGCCGGCCGGATGCTGCCCGAGCACCCCGAGAAGGCCGCCCGGCAGGTCGCCGACATCGAACAGGTCAGCAGACAGGCCATGGTGGACGTCCGGGAGGCCGTCACCGGCTACCGGCGGCCCCGGCTGGCCGCCGAACTCGCCGGCGTCCAGGTCGCCCTGGCGGCCGCCGGTGTCACCGCCCACGTCCCCGCCGAGCCCGATCTCGACGGGGTCCCCGAGGAGAGCGAGTCCGCCCTCGCCTGGGCCCTGCGCGAGGCGGTCACCAACGTCGTACGGCACAGCGGCGCCGGCCGCTGCACGGTGGACGTGGTCCGCCGCCAGACCCTGGACGGCCCGGTCGTGGAACTCTCCGTCGAGGACAACGGCTCCGGCGGCCCCGGCACGGTTCCCGGCAACGGCCTCACCGGTCTGACCGAGCGGCTGGAGAAGGCCGGCGGCACCCTGGAGGCGGGCCGGACCAGGCACGGCTTCCGGCTGGTCGCCCGGGTCCCGGCGGGCGCCGGCGCGGACATAGGATCCCCGGCATGA
- a CDS encoding response regulator transcription factor yields MTGDVIKVLLAEDQSMVREALAALLGLEDDIEVVAQAARGDEVLAAARAHRVDVALLDIEMPGATGIEAAAQLHRELPHVKLVVLTTFGRPGYLRSAMEAGADAFLVKDAPAAQLAEAVRKVLAGERVIDPTLAAAALAEGANPLTDREREVLRAAADGSTNAELAHTLHLSQGTVRNYLSTAIQKLSVRNRAEAVRTAREKGWL; encoded by the coding sequence ATGACCGGTGACGTGATCAAGGTCCTGCTGGCCGAGGACCAGTCGATGGTCCGCGAGGCGCTGGCCGCCCTGCTCGGCCTGGAGGACGACATCGAGGTGGTCGCCCAGGCGGCCCGCGGCGACGAGGTCCTGGCGGCCGCCCGCGCCCACCGGGTCGACGTGGCCCTCCTGGACATCGAGATGCCGGGCGCCACCGGCATCGAGGCCGCCGCCCAGCTCCACCGGGAGCTGCCGCACGTCAAGCTGGTCGTCCTCACCACCTTCGGCCGCCCCGGCTATCTGCGCAGTGCGATGGAGGCGGGCGCCGACGCATTCCTCGTCAAGGACGCCCCCGCCGCCCAACTCGCCGAAGCCGTCCGCAAGGTGCTGGCGGGCGAGCGCGTCATCGACCCCACCCTCGCGGCAGCCGCCCTCGCCGAGGGCGCCAACCCGCTGACGGACCGCGAGCGCGAGGTCCTCCGAGCGGCGGCCGACGGCTCCACCAACGCCGAACTCGCTCACACCCTGCACCTCTCCCAGGGCACGGTCCGCAACTACCTGTCGACGGCCATCCAGAAACTCTCGGTCCGCAACAGGGCGGAGGCGGTGCGCACGGCCCGCGAGAAGGGCTGGCTCTGA
- a CDS encoding SirB1 family protein, translated as MSEPVDGFEDGEVRRLFAEEARAERPDLAVLCLLIGAEADPGLGPAGLDAAQAELDRLAGEMPYRPGGPHDWAVALRDLLGGRYGFGGSPADYQRLESSLLHQVLVRRRGLPILLSVVWVEVARRAGAPVYGVALPGHFLVGLGPSDGQVLVDPFDGGRVLGEGEAGALVSKATGAVLEPSMLEPAEPLEVVIRILNNIRSWAAARPERSDVALWAVELSLLIPHHPARLRHEKGQLLVRRGEFVAGAVELEEYANLVEVVDEPTAERVRNEARAARAMLN; from the coding sequence GTGAGCGAGCCCGTGGACGGCTTCGAGGACGGTGAGGTGCGCCGGCTGTTCGCCGAGGAGGCGCGGGCCGAGCGGCCCGACCTCGCCGTGCTGTGCCTGCTGATCGGCGCGGAGGCCGACCCCGGGTTGGGTCCGGCCGGGCTCGACGCCGCGCAGGCGGAACTGGACCGGCTGGCCGGGGAGATGCCGTACCGGCCGGGCGGGCCGCACGACTGGGCGGTGGCGCTGCGCGATCTGCTGGGCGGGCGGTACGGCTTCGGCGGCTCCCCGGCGGACTATCAGCGGCTGGAGTCCTCGCTGCTGCACCAGGTGCTGGTACGGCGGCGGGGGCTGCCGATCCTGCTGTCGGTGGTGTGGGTGGAGGTCGCCCGGCGGGCCGGGGCCCCGGTGTACGGGGTCGCCCTGCCGGGGCACTTCCTGGTCGGGCTCGGGCCTTCCGACGGGCAGGTGCTGGTGGATCCGTTCGACGGGGGCCGGGTGCTGGGCGAGGGCGAGGCGGGCGCGCTGGTCTCCAAGGCGACGGGTGCCGTGCTGGAGCCGTCGATGCTGGAGCCCGCGGAGCCGCTGGAGGTGGTGATCCGGATCCTCAACAACATCCGCTCCTGGGCCGCCGCCCGCCCGGAACGCTCCGACGTCGCCCTGTGGGCGGTCGAGCTGTCCCTCCTGATCCCTCACCACCCGGCCCGCCTGCGCCACGAGAAGGGCCAACTCCTGGTCCGGCGCGGCGAATTCGTGGCGGGCGCCGTCGAACTGGAGGAGTACGCGAACCTGGTGGAGGTCGTCGACGAGCCCACCGCGGAACGGGTGAGGAACGAGGCCCGCGCGGCCCGCGCGATGCTGAACTGA